A region of the Nocardia nova SH22a genome:
CGAACGCCGATTCCGCCTCGCGCGCAGCCGCTTCGATCGACTCCCGCAACCGGTCGGGATCGTCCACCCGCCGCATCCCCCGGCCGCCACCACCGGCGACCGCCTTCACGAACACCGGGAAACGCATGTCCCGCGCGGCGGCCAGCAATTCCTCGACATCGGCCGACGGCGCACTCGACGCCAGCACCGGCAACCCCGCCGCCCGCGCCGCGGCCACCGCCGTCGCCTTGTTCCCGGTCAGCTCCAGCACCCGCGACGAAGGACCGACGAACGTGATGCCCGCCTCGTCACAGGCCGCCGCCAGCGCGGGATTCTCCGACAGGAACCCGTATCCGGGGTAGACCGCGTCCGCACCCGCTCGCCGTGCGGCGCCGATGATCTCGTCGACCGACAGATAGGCGCGGACCGGATGTCCGACCGTGCCGATCTCATAGGACTCGTCGGCCTTGAGCCGATGCGGAGAATTCCGGTCTTCGTACGGGAAAACCGCGACGGTCTTCGCACCGAGTTCATAAGCGGCTCGGAATGCGCGAATGGCGATCTCACCGCGGTTGGCCACCAGGACTTTCGAGAACATGTGTGGTCTACCTCATTGGTTCGGGGATTCGGTGACGGGATGCGCACCGAGAAGGAGAACGGCCCGCACGGGTGAGTGCGGGCCGTCGGGAAGGTCACGCCGGACTGTTACGCGGTGTCGTGCGGCCTGATGGCAGGGCCTGCGTGGTTACGCAAGCTGCCGCCTCCGGCCCTGACACCCTCAGGCCGGGACGGAACGCTGTGGCACGCCGACGTATTCGCTCAGCGGCCGGATCAGGGCATTGGACTCGCCCTGTTCGATGATGTGCGCGGTCCACCCGGTGATCCGGCTCATCACGAAGATCGGGGTGAACACCTCGATATCGAATCCGAGCAGGTAATAGGCCGGGCCCGTGGGGAAGTCGAGATTCGGCTTGATCCCCGTGGCGTCGTTCATGGTGCGCTCGAGGATCTCGTACATCTCGACCCACTTCTGCCCACCGGTGCTCGCGGCGATGTCGAGGAACGCCTTCTTCATCGTCGGCACCCGGGAATCACCGTTCTTGTAGACCCGGTGGCCGAAGCCCATGACCTTTTCCTTGTTGGCCAGCTTGTTGCGCAGCCACTGCTCGGCCAGAGCGGGATCGTCGATCTCGAGCATGTCGCGCATGACGGCCTCGTTGGCGCCGCCGTGCAGCGGTCCCTTGAGCGCGCCGATCGCGGCGGTGACGGCACTGTAGATGTCCGACAGCGTCGAGGTGACCACCCGCGCGGCGAAGGTGGAGGCGTTGAAGCTGTGCTCGGCGTACAGGATCAGCGAAACCTCGAAGGCCTTCACCAGTTCCGGCGCGGGCACCTTCCCGAAGCACATGTTCAGGAAGTTCTCCGCGTATCCCATGTGCGAATGCGGAGCAATCGGCGCCAGTCCGTGGCGACGCCGATAGTCGGCCGCGACGATGGTCGGCAGCACCGCCAGCATGCGCAGCGACTTGGCTTGGTTGGCCTTCGCGGAGTTGTCGTCCTCGGCCGGGTCCTCGGCGCCCAGGTAGCTGATCGCGGTGCGGACCACATCCATCGGATGACAGTTGTCGGGCATCTTCTCGATCAGCGACAGCAGCGATCGATCCGCGCGGCGGGAGGCGCGCTCCCGCTGCAGGAACTGCTCGAACTGGGCGTTGTTCGGCAGCTCACCGTGCCACAGCAGGTAGGCGACCTGCTCGAAGCTGCAATGCTCGGCCAGATCCTGCACGGCATACCCGCGGTAGGTCAGCGAGTTCGTCTCAGGCACCACCTTCGAGATCGCGGTGGTGTCCACGACGACACCAGCCAGTCCCTTGTAGATGGTGGGGGTCGCGGTATCCGTCATCACTGATTCCTTCCAAGAGTGAAATTGAAGATGTCGGAATCGAATTCGTTGTAACGCTCGTACTGCAGGAGTTCGTAGAGACGGCTGCGGTGCTGCATGCGGTCCAGCAGTCCGGCTTGGGTGCCCGTCTCGTAGATCTCGCGCAGACCGGTCTCGGCAGCCCACATCGCCAGGCGCAGTGTGGATACCGGGTAGATCACCGCGTTGTAGCCGATGGATTCCAGCGTCTGCGCCGGGATCAGCTCGGACTTGCCGAACTCGGTCATATTGGCCAGCAACGGAATCGAGACCGCGGCGCGGAACTTCTCGAAATCGGCCTCGGTGTACAGCGCCTCGGTGAAGATCAGATCGGCGCCCGCGTCGGCATAGGCCAGCGCCCGCTCGATCGCGGCATCGATCCCCTCGATCCCCGCCGCGTCGGTGCGCGCGCAGATCACGAAGTTCGGATCCCGCCGCGCCGCCACCGCGGCCCGCAACCGGCGCACCATCTCGTCGGCGGGCACCACGGCCTTACCGTCGAGATGGCCGCAGCGTTTGGGGTTGACCTGGTCCTCGAGGTGCAGTCCGGCGATTCCGGCGTCCTCGAGCAGGGTCACCGTCCGGGCCGCGCTCATCGGCTCACCGAAGCCGGTGTCGGCGTCGATCAGAGTCGGCAGATCGGTGACCCGCGCGATCTGACGGCCGCGCTCGGTGACCTCGGTCAGGGTGGTCAAGCCGATATCGGGCAGTGCCAGATCGGCCGAGACCACCGCGCCCGAGACATACACACCCTCGAAGCCGATCTCCTGAATCAGCTTGGCCACCAACGGGTTGAAAGCACCCGGGATACGCTGAATCCGATCGGAGTTCAGTCCCGCGCGGAATGCGATGCGCTTGTCCGCTGCGGAGGTGTCGGCGGCGAGTAGTCCGGTCATCTCAGAACAGTCCCTTCGGCGACTCGGTCGCGCGAGCGAGCACATCCGCCGAGACGGTGAAAGTGAGCTCCGGCAGCTCGGCGGCGGACAGCTCGCCCGTGCGCTGGACCACCTCGAGGAAGCGGTCCTGCTCGGCGGGTTCGATGACACCCTCGGCCAGAGTGCGGAACTTGGCGATGTACTGGTCACGAGCGAACGGCCGCGCGCCCAGCGGATGCGCATCGGCGACAGCGAGTTCGTCGACGATCACCTCACCGCTCTTCAGCGTGACCTCGGCGCGGGCACCGAAGGCCTTCTCGTTCGGGTCGGTGGAGTGATAGCGGCGGGTCCACTCCGGATCCTCCGCGGTGGAGATCTTGTTCCACAACTCGACGGTGTCCGGCCGCTGGGCCCGCTCGGGAGCGTAGGAACGCTCGTGATGCCAGGTGCCGTCCTGCAGGGCGACCGCGAAGATGTACATGATCGAGTGGTCCAGGGTCTCGCGCGACGCCTTGGGATCGAACTTCTGCGGAT
Encoded here:
- a CDS encoding bifunctional 2-methylcitrate synthase/citrate synthase; amino-acid sequence: MTDTATPTIYKGLAGVVVDTTAISKVVPETNSLTYRGYAVQDLAEHCSFEQVAYLLWHGELPNNAQFEQFLQRERASRRADRSLLSLIEKMPDNCHPMDVVRTAISYLGAEDPAEDDNSAKANQAKSLRMLAVLPTIVAADYRRRHGLAPIAPHSHMGYAENFLNMCFGKVPAPELVKAFEVSLILYAEHSFNASTFAARVVTSTLSDIYSAVTAAIGALKGPLHGGANEAVMRDMLEIDDPALAEQWLRNKLANKEKVMGFGHRVYKNGDSRVPTMKKAFLDIAASTGGQKWVEMYEILERTMNDATGIKPNLDFPTGPAYYLLGFDIEVFTPIFVMSRITGWTAHIIEQGESNALIRPLSEYVGVPQRSVPA
- the prpB gene encoding methylisocitrate lyase; translated protein: MTGLLAADTSAADKRIAFRAGLNSDRIQRIPGAFNPLVAKLIQEIGFEGVYVSGAVVSADLALPDIGLTTLTEVTERGRQIARVTDLPTLIDADTGFGEPMSAARTVTLLEDAGIAGLHLEDQVNPKRCGHLDGKAVVPADEMVRRLRAAVAARRDPNFVICARTDAAGIEGIDAAIERALAYADAGADLIFTEALYTEADFEKFRAAVSIPLLANMTEFGKSELIPAQTLESIGYNAVIYPVSTLRLAMWAAETGLREIYETGTQAGLLDRMQHRSRLYELLQYERYNEFDSDIFNFTLGRNQ